From one Branchiostoma floridae strain S238N-H82 chromosome 3, Bfl_VNyyK, whole genome shotgun sequence genomic stretch:
- the LOC118412700 gene encoding baculoviral IAP repeat-containing protein 2-like — translation MNDFAGQGQPQTRSMHGRVEGVTSEPRKRDAPKHPELASEEMRYSTYFRWPLYCPISPRKLAQAGFFYTYIDDQVRCFWCDGGLKDWQAGDDPWTEHARWYGEECNFVLETKGLQYVRTIKDSFPTLAPQVGHVTDEQSWQHQYIGGVPLSVGVGEHQQNQNSNQHNQCEGLFTDAMDSRVVRNVLEMGFAQSDVETVVRRRLKANGQSFTTMTDLVECLIAIEENGPGDDCSQHVEVEGKSDEKLQEQSTQSTEKPPNANAESREYGGQESVELLQRKLQQMREERTCKICMTNDACMVFIPCGHLCCCNTCANTMRRRGSTCPLCRARIKHVQRAFLA, via the exons ATGAATGACTTCGCAGGACAAGGGCAACCGCAAACCAG GTCCATGCATGGCCGGGTGGAAGGTGTGACTTCCGAACCAAGGAAACGGGATGCCCCGAAACACCCCGAGCTAGCGTCAGAAGAGATGAGGTACTCGACGTACTTCCGATGGCCACTGTACTGCCCCATATCACCGAGGAAGCTAGCCCAAGCTGGTTTCTTCTACACAT ATATCGACGACCAGGTCAGATGTTTCTGGTGCGATGGCGGCCTGAAGGACTGGCAGGCTGGAGACGATCCGTGGACTGAGCACGCGCGCTGGTACGGGGAGGAATGCAACTTCGTCTTAGAGACGAAAGGTCTCCAGTACGTCCGCACCATCAAGGACAGTTTCCCAACACTCGCACCACAG GTCGGACACGTCACAGACGAGCAGTCCTGGCAACACCAGTACATTGGAGGCGTCCCCCTGTCCGTAGGGGTAGGAGAACATCAGCAGAACCAGAACAGCAACCAACACAACCAGTGTGAAGGGCTTTTCACAGACGCTATGGACTCAAGGGTAGTTCGAAACGTGCTAGAAATGGGTTTTGCCCAGTCGGACGTGGAGACGGTTGTCCGTAGACGACTCAAGGCAAATGGTCAATCTTTTACCACAATGACCGATCTCGTCGAATGTCTGATAGCAATAGAGGAGAATGGCCCCGGCGACGACTGTAGCCAACACGTCGAGGTCGAAGGAAAAAGTGACGAGAAACTTCAAGAGCAGTCAACACAATCAACTGAAAAACCTCCTAACGCCAACGCAGAGTCGCGTGAATATG GAGGTCAAGAATCGGTTGAGCTGCTTCAGAGAAAACTGCAACAAATGAGAGAGGAACGTACCTGCAAAATCTGTATGACAAACGATGCCTGCATGGTGTTTATCCCATGTGGACATCTCTGCTGCTGCAATACTTGCGCCAACACCATGCGCAGGAGAGGATCAACCTGTCCTCTCTGTAGGGCACGTATAAAACATGTCCAACGGGCTTTCCTTGCGTGA
- the LOC118410847 gene encoding uncharacterized protein LOC118410847, protein MNTFFIPAVLGVLICALGGWQALAGPVGTASPCNRGTYYNSATYSCEPCSLLCDQVRDSQEDCREKCPDWFDNKSEPYFIAACTVGAVAGVVLLTAIILGVALVLTRRELSKYKKMDQEQKMGDRDEQEQECKLEQQDVPKARRSPKDLTPDLQMKEMPNDRPHSPIAQVTDETPLCPSDMRSIHANETTKSPLTASGTNPAGTTEPKSEQGG, encoded by the exons ATGAATACATTTTTTATTCCAGCAGTCCTCGGTGTGCTCATTTGTGCGCTCGGAGGATGGCAAGCACTCGCCGGACCAGTCGGCACTGCTTCACCGTGCAACAGAGGAACCTATTACAACTCGGCCACATATAGTTGCGAACCCTGTTCGCTGCTTTGTGACCAGGTCAGGGACAGCCAGGAGGACTGCCGAGAAAAGTGCCCAG ATTGGTTTGACAACAAATCCGAGCCATACTTTATCGCGGCATGTACAGTTGGGGCTGTAGCAGGGGTCGTGTTGCTGACTGCCATTATTTTGGGGGTGGCACTGGTCTTAACACGTCGCGAGCTATCCAAGTACAAGAAAATG GACCAAGAACAGAAGATGGGAGACCGGGATGAGCAGGAACAAGAATGCAAGTTGGAACAACAGGATGTGCCCAAGGCACGGCGTTCCCCCAAAGATCTGACTCCCGATCTTCAGATGAAAGAGATGCCAAATGATCGACCTCATAGCCCCATTGCTCAAG TGACTGACGAAACGCCCCTTTGTCCATCGGACATGAGGAGCATCCATGCCAACGAGACCACCAAGTCACCTCTCACCGCCAGTGGTACCAACCCGGCTGGTACAACTGAGCCAAAGTCAGAGCAAGGCGGCTAA
- the LOC118411783 gene encoding baculoviral IAP repeat-containing protein 3-like — MAHNRQREGMAYSRSTDVHRVPAGPDTDTPSPGASVPGSDDTQCTSAYDAADTALSQYSQELVRLGSFSSWPVDHSIEPRTLAKAGLYYSGESDVVVCFSCHGQLGGWNDRESPTERHYREHKDCAFARELFEKERESKKSFDCADSLIRLPENLHCTDSSLSPFQRESVSPSSIDDKKKHEFIRTDTFCENSRNMSMQYVRGRANDADHVLPSSGTSKQGYYNASFIQTNNMSGQKTWTGAGSVSVQICGPNCPKDLNTEIHRIHTYFGWPDNVPVTPGELAKLGFFYLGVRDKVECAFCGGVLHQWERGDDPEVEHRRHYPHCPFMRNCATSNVPLLVGSD; from the exons ATGGCACACAACAGGCAGCGAGAAGGGATGGCTTACTCGCGATCG ACTGATGTCCATCGCGTACCAGCGGGTCCTGACACAGATACTCCATCACCGGGGGCATCTGTACCAGGATCCGACGACACGCAATGCACATCAGCCTACGACGCAGCTGATACCGCACTCTCACAGTATTCACAAGAGCTAGTTAGGTTAGGATCCTTTTCTTCGTGGCCGGTGGATCATTCAATAGAGCCGAGGACATTAGCAAAAGCCGGTTTATATTATAGTGGAGAGAGTGATGTGGTAGTATGCTTCAGTTGCCATGGGCAGTTAGGTGGCTGGAATGATAGAGAGTCACCCACGGAAAGGCATTATCGAGAGCACAAAGACTGCGCCTTTGCCAGAGAACTTTTCGAAAAAGAGAGGGAAAGTAAAAAATCGTTTGACTGTGCCGATTCATTGATACGACTGCCCGAGAACCTTCATTGTACCGACTCTTCATTGTCACCTTTTCAAAGAGAAAGCGTTTCTCCATCATCAATAGATGACAAAAAGAAGCATGAATTCATACGCACGGATACGTTTTGTGAGAATTCCCGTAACATGTCGATGCAATATGTGCGGGGAAGGGCAAACGATGCTGACCACGTGCTGCCGTCTTCTGGCACATCAAAACAAGGCTACTATAACGCCTCTTTCATACAAACTAATAACATGTCAGGTCAGAAAACATGGACAGGTGCGGGTTCAGTTTCTGTTCAAATTTGTGGCCCAAATTGTCCCAAAGATTTGAACACTGAAATTCACCGAATCCACACCTATTTCGGATGGCCAGATAACGTCCCTGTCACCCCTGGAGAACTGGCTAAACTTGGCTTCTTCTACCTGGGTGTGAGGGACAAGGTGGAGTGCGCGTTTTGTGGAGGGGTGCTTCACCAGTGGGAGAGAGGTGACGACCCCGAGGTGGAGCACAGAAGGCACTACCCACACTGTCCCTTCATGCGGAACTGCGCCACTTCAAATGTGCCACTACTCGTAGGCTCCGAC